CGACTACCTGCGGTTCATCCGGATGCTGCTCGGCGACGGGTCAATCGACGGCGTGCGGGTGCTGTCCCCGGAATCGGTGCGGTTGATGCGCACCGACCGGCTGACCGAGGAGCAGAAGCGGCACCACTTCCTCGGCTCGCCGTATTGGGTGGGCCGCGGGTTCGGGCTGAACCTGTCGGTGGTGACCGATCCGGCCAAGGCCACCCCGCTGTTCGGGCCCGGCGGCGTGGGCACGTTCAGCTGGCCGGGCGCCTACGGGACGTGGTGGCAGGCCGACCCCAGCGCGGACCTGATCCTGATGTACCTGATCCAGTACTGCCCCGACCTGACCGTCAACGCCGCCGCCGCGGTAGCGGGCAACCCGACCCTGGCCCGGCTGCGCACCGCCCAACCGCGGTTCGTCCGGCACACCTACCGCGCGCTGGGGCTGTAGGGAAAGCTTTGAGGCTGGAGCCATGGCCGAGTCACCGGCGATGCTGTCCGACTATCCGGCCATGTCCAGCGCCAACCGGGCGTAGGCGCGCACGTCGGCGTCGTTGTCCTTCAGCGCGATACCCAGCGCATGCCGGGCGGCGCTCTGGTCGGACCAGCGAGTCAGGCTGAGCACGGCCGCTTTTCGGACGTCCAGATGCGCGTCGCCCAATGCATCTGCCAGCCGCGGCACCGCGAACTCGGCGCCGGCCCCCGCCAGGGCCCGCGCCGTGCCTTCGCGGACCTGCCAGGCCGGTGCCCGCAGGGCCTGCTCGACCTGCCCCAAATCTTCTGTGCTACAACCGATTTTGCCGATGGCGGTCAAGGCCGCGGCGCGCACCAGCGGGTCGGGGTCGGCGATCAGCCGGCCTGCGGCCCGGCCGGTGTCGGGGCAGTCGCGCAGCGTCGCCAGGCCGGCGGCCGCGGCGATGCGGACCTCGCGGTTCTCGTCGCCGGTGGCGGCGATCACCCCGGCGGCGTCGTCCACCGACACCAGTGCGTGCACCGCCTCGATGCGCACCCGGTGATCGTCGTCGGCGAGGGCCCGGCGGTACAAGTCCGGCTCACCGGCGCGCCGCGCGGCCAACAGATAGACTGCGGCCGCCCGCACCACCCGGTCGGGCGAATCCAGGTGACCACGGGCCTGCGCCGGGTCGGGCAGCACCTCGACCAGCTCCCGGACTCCCTCGGCGGCGGTGCGGCGCACCGAAGCGTCGGCGTCGTCCAGCGCGGCCAGCAGCGCTGGTCCGTAGCCGTCGGGCGTGTGCTCGGTCAGCGTGGCCACCGCGGTGCGCCGCACCCGGGATCGGGGTCGGTGAGGTAGTCGGCAAGCGTTTCGGTGGTGGGCTCGTCGAGCGCCAGCACCGCGGCGATGCGCGGCGAGGGCGGCTCCACCGCGGGCGCCGCGGTGATCCGCGACCGGGTGGTCGCCGGCGCCTGCCCGCCGACCAGCGCGGGCTCCTGCACGTCGAGCTCCCGCTGGTCGGCCGGCGGCAGGCCGTCGAGTTCGGGCACCGACACGAAATACGGCGCCACCGGCCGCTTGCGGAACAGCATGTCCCCGCCGGGACCCTTGCACAGGTTGAGGTGATAGCCCCACTGGCTGTCGTCGCGGCCGGGCAGGTCGGCGCGGTCATGGTAGAGGCCCCAGCGTGATTCGGTCCGGGTCAGCGAGGACCGGGCGGCCATCTCGGCGCAGTCGCGGATGAATGACACCTCGACGGCGCGCATCAGCTCGTGCGGGGTGCGCGCACCCATGGCGGCGATCTCGTCGCGCATCCGCTCGAAGGTGCGCACCGCGATGGACAGCTTGGCCGCCGACTTCGGCGGCGCCACATAGTCGTTGACGAAGCGCCGCAGCTTGTACTCCACCTGCGGTTGCGGCGGCCCGTCCGGATGGCGCAACGGGCGGTAGATCAACTCGTGCGCCTCTCGCAATTGTTCGGACGGGAGTTGTTGTGGTGCAGCAACTTCCAAAACGGACGAGGCAGCATCGGCACCGGCCAGATCGCCGAAGACGAACGCCCCGATCATGTAGTTGTGCGGCACGCACGCCAGGTCACCGGCGGCGTACAGGCCCGGCACCGTGGTGCGGGCATGCTCGTCGACCCACACCCCGGATGCGGAATGCCCACTGCACAAACCGATTTCTGAGATATGCATCTCGATGTCGTGGGTGCGGTAGTCGTGGCCGCGGTTCGCGTGGAACGTGCCGCGGGTGGGCCGTTCGGTGGTGTGCAGGATGTTCTCCAGCGCGGTCAGCGTCTCGTCGGGCAGGTGTGACACCTTCAGGTAGATGGGTCCGCGGGCGGAGTCGATCTCGGATTTCACCTCGGCCATCATCTGCCCCGACCAGTAGTCGGAGTCGACGAACCGTTCTCCGTCGGCGTTGACCTGGTACCCGCCGAACGGGTTGGCCACGTACGCGCAGGCCGGGCCGTTGTAGTCCTTGATCAGCGGGTTGACCTGGAAGCACTCGATGCCGGACAGCTCGGCGCCGGCGTGATAGGCCATCGAGTAGCCGTCCCCGGCGTTGGTCGGGTTCTCGTAGGTGCCGTACAAATACCCCGAGGCGGGCAGACCCAGCCGGCCGCACGCACCCGTCGCCAGGATCACCGCCTTGGCGCCGACGGCGACGAATTCGCCGGTGCGGGTGTGCAACGCGGCGGCGCCGACGGCCCGGCCGTCGGCGACCAGGACCCGGACCGGCATCAGGCGGTTCTCGATGCGGATCTTCTCCCGCATGGAGCGCTGCCGCAGCACCCGGTACAAGGCCTTCTTGACGTCCTTGCCCTCGGGCATCGGCAGCACATAGGAGCCCGAGCGGTGCACCCGGCGCACCGCATACTCGCCATGGGAGTCCTTTTCGAACTTGACCCCGTAACGTTCCAGCCGCTGCACCATGGCGAAGCCGCGGGTGGCGGTCTGATATACGGTGCGCTGGTTGACGATTCCGTCGTTGGCCCGGGTGATCTCGGCGACGTAGTCCTCCGGTTCGGCCTTGCCGGGGATGACGGCGTTGTTCACCCCGTCCATGCCCATCGCCAACGCGCCCGAGTGCCGCACATGCGCCTTCTCCAACAGCAGCACCTGGGCGCCGTGCTCGGCCGCGGTCAGCGCCGCCATGGTGCCCGCGGTGCCGCCACCGATCACCAGCACGTCACAATCCAGCCGCACCTGCGGTTGCACGTCCGGGATCTGCATCATGCCGCCACCACCGAATGATCGAGCGCGGCGATGATCTCGGCACGCAGCGCCGGACGGGGCGTGTCGACGCGCGGCTCGGGCACATCGATGACCGCGCGCAGCGGTTGTCCGGCCTTGCCCAGCACCGCGATTCGATCACCCAGCAACAGCGCCTCGTCCACGTCGTGGGTGACGAACACCACGGTGGTGGGATGGGAACTCCAGGTGTCGATCAGCAATCTCTGCATGGCGGAACGGGTTTGGGTGTCCAGCGCGCCGAACGGCTCGTCCATCATCACCGCCCGCGGCGCGCCGGCCAGACCTCGGGCCAGCTGGACGCGCTGCCGCATGCCGCCGGACAGGCTCTTGGGCAGGTAGTCGCCGAAGCCGCCGAGCCCGAGTTCGGCGATCCACCTTTCGGCCTGCGCACGCCGCCCGGCCCGCGGCACACCACGCAGCCGCAGCGCGAGTTCGATGTTGGATCGCACACTGCGCCAGGGCAACAGCGCGTTGTCCTGAAACACCATGCCGCGGTCACCCGAGGTGGTGGTGACCTCGACGCCGTCGGCCAGCACCCGGCCGGCGTCGGGCCGCAGCAACCCCGCCACCGCCCGCAGCACGGTGGACTTGCCGCAACCCGACGGTCCGGTGAGCACCAGGATCTCACCCGGACGCACCACCAGGCTCAGCCCGTCGATGACCGGTTCTCCGGTGTAGGACAATCGAACTCGATCGAGTTCCAGGCTCATCGCGTGGCTCGTCGGGGTCATCTTTGCTCCTCCTGCGCGCGCGGTAGCCAGCGCGTCACCCGCCGGCCGAGAAGTTCCACTGCCGCGGCCGTGACGAAGCCGAGGACGCCGATCGTGATGATCCCGACGAACACCTGCGGATAGGCCAGCACCGTGTAGTCCTGCCAGGTGCGGTATCCGACCCCCAGCCGGCCGGAGATCATCTCCGCGGAGATCACACAGATCCACGCCACCCCCATGCCCACCGACAGGCCGCCGAACACGCCGGGCAGGATGCCGGGCAGCACCACCTGGGTCAGCACCTCCCAGCGCCGGCCGCCCAAGGTGCGCACCGAGTCCTCCCACAGCGTGGGCAGCGCCCGCACGGCGTGACGGGTGCTGACCATGATCGGGAAAAAGGCGGCCAGGAACGTGATGAACACGATCCCGGCTTCGTCGGTGGGAAAGAGCAGGATCGCCACCGGCACCATCGCGATAGCGGGGATGGGCCGGGCCAGCTCGGTCAACGGGCCGATGGTGTCGGCGAACAACTTCGAACGCCCGAGCAGCACCCCGGTCGCGACACCGATCACCGCGGCGATGCCGAACCCGGTCAGGATGCGCAGCAGGGACTGCGCCAAATCCAGCCAGTACTCGTAGGTTTGCAGCCGGCGGTTCGCCGCATGGGTGATCTCGGTGACGGTCGGCAGCGTGTCGAACCGCAGCCAGAACCGCACCTTGCCGGCGGTGAGCAGCTGCCACAACCCGACCGCCGCGAGCACCGACGCCAGCCGCAGCAGCCGCGACCGCCACGGCGAGCGCGTCCGTCGTAGCGTCACGAAGACCGGGGCGGGGACCGCCCCGACCACCCTGTCGGTCAACTCGGCCGTCATAGCGAACCTCCCAGTGCCTGTTGATAATTCACCGTCACCGCGCCCGGGTGCGCGGCCAGGTAACGCCGCGCCCCGGCCACCGTGCCGAACGGGCGGTAGACGGCACCGTCGCGCACCCAGACCGCCTTGTCGGCGAACCAGCGGGTGCCCAGCTCGGCGTCGGGCACGTAGGCGGCGCGCACTTTCGCGCCGCGGGCGGTCGCATCCCGGACCGCCTGCAACAGGGCGGTCGGACTGGCCACCGGCTGCGTCGCGGCGGCGCCGTCCAGCCACAGTTCACTGGCCAGCGCGGGATCCCCGCCAAGAGCCGACGGGTTGGTGGTGCGCCGGCGCACCGCCGCGTAATCCAGTCCGCGCGCGCCGAACACCGCACGCAGCGGCTCCTCCTGCACGAAACCGTCGATGTCGACGTCGGCGAAATCGCCGATCGACTTCAGGTACGGGACATCGCCTTTGAGCGCCTCCACCAACGACGGCTTCAGCGTGGCGTCGAAGGAGGTACCGCCGGGCCCGTTGTAGAGGTACACCACTTCCTGTGGCAGCCCGCTGGCCTCGGCGACGATGCGGGCGGCCTCCAGCGGCCTGGTGTTGAGGAAGTCGGTGGCGTCCAGTTGCGCCTGCAGGAACGCCGCCAGCACTTCGGGGTGGGCGCCGGCGTAGGCCCGCCGCGCCACCACACCGTGCAGGGTCGGCACATCCAGTTCGGCCCCGTCGTAGAGCAATTTGCCCTTGTTCTGGTAGACCAGCAGCCCCGGCCACGCGACGAACTGTGAAAGCGCTTGCACCTGACCGGATTCCAGGGCCGAGGCACCCACCTGCGGCTGCTGGTTGAGCACGTCGACTCCGGATACGTTGTCCTTGGCCAGGGCTCGCACCAAGGTGCCGTGGCCGGCCGAACCCACCGAGGCCGACACCTTCGTGCCGGACAAATCGGCAAGCGTGGTGGCAGCCGAATCAGGCTTCACCACAACCATGTTCAGTGCGCCCTTGGGGTTGTACCCGGTGACCGAGACCAGCTCGGTACGCGCGCGGGGGTTGGCCTGCGTCTTGGAACCGTTGATCAGCAGGGGGTAGTCCCCCATCGAGCCGATGTCGATCTTCTCGGCCAGCATCTGCGCGGTGATCGGGGCGCCGGTGTCGTAGTCCTGCCAGCGCACCGCGTATCGGGTTCCGGTGCGGGCGGTGATGTCGGCCAGCCGGTGCTCCAGGTAGCCCTGGGCGCGCAGCAAGGTGCCGGCGGTGACGGTGTTGATGGTCTTGGACTGGTAGCCGACGACGACGTTGACCACCCCGGCGGAATCGGCCATCGACTCCAATGAGCAGCCCGAACTCAGGGTCGCCGCCACGATCACCACCGACATAAGGGCGGCGCGGAGTTTCATGGTCGGTCCTAGCGGAGTAGATAGGGCATGTTGACGGTGACGGCGCCGGTCGGACAGCGGGCCGCGCACGGCCCGCAGTACCAGCATTCGTCGACGTGCATGAACGCTTTGCCGGTGTCGGGGTTGATCGCCAGCGCGTCCAGCGGGCAGACCTCGACGCACAGCGTGCAACCGTCGATGCACAGCGACTCGTCGATGGTGACCGGCACGTCGGCGCGGTTGTTGCTGACCAGTGTCAAGGCTTGCTCCTAATCAGATTGCCGCGCATGGTGATTCGGTCACCGCGCATCCGGATGTACTCCAGGTCGACCGGCCGGCCGTCGTCGAGGCTGGTGAGCCGCTCGAGCATGAGCAGCGGCGCCCCGTCGGGCACCTGCAGGGTGGCCGCCGAATGGGCGTCGGCGGGAATGGCTTCCAGCGCCAGCGTCGCCGAACCCAGAACCTGGCCGCTGACCTGCTCGATGAGCGCGAAGATGTCGTCGGTCTCCAGCCGATGCTTGAGTACCTCGGCGCCGATATCGGGCGCCAGGTAGGTCAGGTCGAGGCTGAGCGGCAGATTGCCCAGGAAACGCAACCGTTCGACGAACACCGCCTGCGCGCCGGGTTCCAGCCGCAGTCGGTGGGCCACCGACGGCGGGGCCACCACCGACATCGCGACGCGGACTTCGTTGCGCACTTCGCCGTCGTTCCTGAAGGTTTCCTTGAGCCCCAGCAGCGCATCCAGGCCGTGCGCGTACTTCCGTTGCGCGACATGGGTTCCCACTTTGGGTCCGCGTTCGATCAGCCCTTCGTTCTTCAGTACGCCGAGCGCCTCGCGAATGGTGTTGCGCGACACCAGGAATTCGGCGGCCAGTTCGCTCTCCGCCGGCAAGCCGTCGGCGTAGGCGCCGGCGTGGATCTGCTGACGCAACACGTCGGCGGTGCGCCGGGCCCGGTCGGCCCGGGCTCCCTGGATCGGTACTGCTTCGGCCACGCCGTCACGCTAATGCAGGTCAGCGGCCCATTCTGGACACTCGGAGCGGGTCGGTGGCGGCACCGACCAATGCGCCAGGCCACGGTTCGGGCCGGTCGGCTGCGACCAGCGAAAACCGCGGATCAGTGGGCTATTGCGCCACCCGAGGCGTCCGCGGCAACTTCCGATCCCGGTGAGCGTAACGGCCGCGCGCCCGCGCGCAGGCGCGCCGACTGGGAATCACACGACGCGACACGCCGCTGTGCCGTCGCCGGATTCCCGCTCGGCAGCCGCCGACGGCGAGGCGGACGGCCGAAGCAGCCCCGACTCAGTTCACCGGAACGGTGTGCTCGTTGGCCACCAGCGTCTGTTCGGCTCCGGTGGCCGGACCGGACCCGTTGCCGTTGCTACTGGCG
The nucleotide sequence above comes from Mycobacterium kiyosense. Encoded proteins:
- a CDS encoding hypothetical protein (frameshifted, deletion at around 3686113;~possible pseudo due to internal stop codon), whose translation is MRRTAVATLTEHTPDGYGPALLAALDDADASVRRTAAEGVRELVEVLPDPAQARGHLDSPDRVVRAAAVYLLAARRAGEPDLYRRALADDDHRVRIEAVHALVSVDDAAGVIAATGDENREVRIAAAAGLATLRDCPDTGRAAGRLIADPDPLVRAAALTAIGKIGCSTEDLGQVEQALRAPAWQVREGTARALAGAGAEFAVPRLADALGDAHLDVRKAAVLSLTRWSDQSAARHALGIALKDNDADVRAYARLALDMAG
- a CDS encoding hypothetical protein (frameshifted, deletion at around 3686113), translating into MMQIPDVQPQVRLDCDVLVIGGGTAGTMAALTAAEHGAQVLLLEKAHVRHSGALAMGMDGVNNAVIPGKAEPEDYVAEITRANDGIVNQRTVYQTATRGFAMVQRLERYGVKFEKDSHGEYAVRRVHRSGSYVLPMPEGKDVKKALYRVLRQRSMREKIRIENRLMPVRVLVADGRAVGAAALHTRTGEFVAVGAKAVILATGACGRLGLPASGYLYGTYENPTNAGDGYSMAYHAGAELSGIECFQVNPLIKDYNGPACAYVANPFGGYQVNADGERFVDSDYWSGQMMAEVKSEIDSARGPIYLKVSHLPDETLTALENILHTTERPTRGTFHANRGHDYRTHDIEMHISEIGLCSGHSASGVWVDEHARTTVPGLYAAGDLACVPHNYMIGAFVFGDLAGADAASSVLEVAAPQQLPSEQLREAHELIYRPLRHPDGPPQPQVEYKLRRFVNDYVAPPKSAAKLSIAVRTFERMRDEIAAMGARTPHELMRAVEVSFIRDCAEMAARSSLTRTESRWGLYHDRADLPGRDDSQWGYHLNLCKGPGGDMLFRKRPVAPYFVSVPELDGLPPADQRELDVQEPALVGGQAPATTRSRITAAPAVEPPSPRIAAVLALDEPTTETLADYLTDPDPGCGAPRWPR
- a CDS encoding putative nitrate ABC transporter, ATP-binding protein, with protein sequence MTPTSHAMSLELDRVRLSYTGEPVIDGLSLVVRPGEILVLTGPSGCGKSTVLRAVAGLLRPDAGRVLADGVEVTTTSGDRGMVFQDNALLPWRSVRSNIELALRLRGVPRAGRRAQAERWIAELGLGGFGDYLPKSLSGGMRQRVQLARGLAGAPRAVMMDEPFGALDTQTRSAMQRLLIDTWSSHPTTVVFVTHDVDEALLLGDRIAVLGKAGQPLRAVIDVPEPRVDTPRPALRAEIIAALDHSVVAA
- a CDS encoding putative nitrate ABC transporter, permease protein codes for the protein MTAELTDRVVGAVPAPVFVTLRRTRSPWRSRLLRLASVLAAVGLWQLLTAGKVRFWLRFDTLPTVTEITHAANRRLQTYEYWLDLAQSLLRILTGFGIAAVIGVATGVLLGRSKLFADTIGPLTELARPIPAIAMVPVAILLFPTDEAGIVFITFLAAFFPIMVSTRHAVRALPTLWEDSVRTLGGRRWEVLTQVVLPGILPGVFGGLSVGMGVAWICVISAEMISGRLGVGYRTWQDYTVLAYPQVFVGIITIGVLGFVTAAAVELLGRRVTRWLPRAQEEQR
- a CDS encoding putative nitrate ABC transporter, periplasmic protein, whose product is MKLRAALMSVVIVAATLSSGCSLESMADSAGVVNVVVGYQSKTINTVTAGTLLRAQGYLEHRLADITARTGTRYAVRWQDYDTGAPITAQMLAEKIDIGSMGDYPLLINGSKTQANPRARTELVSVTGYNPKGALNMVVVKPDSAATTLADLSGTKVSASVGSAGHGTLVRALAKDNVSGVDVLNQQPQVGASALESGQVQALSQFVAWPGLLVYQNKGKLLYDGAELDVPTLHGVVARRAYAGAHPEVLAAFLQAQLDATDFLNTRPLEAARIVAEASGLPQEVVYLYNGPGGTSFDATLKPSLVEALKGDVPYLKSIGDFADVDIDGFVQEEPLRAVFGARGLDYAAVRRRTTNPSALGGDPALASELWLDGAAATQPVASPTALLQAVRDATARGAKVRAAYVPDAELGTRWFADKAVWVRDGAVYRPFGTVAGARRYLAAHPGAVTVNYQQALGGSL
- a CDS encoding putative ferredoxin is translated as MTLVSNNRADVPVTIDESLCIDGCTLCVEVCPLDALAINPDTGKAFMHVDECWYCGPCAARCPTGAVTVNMPYLLR
- a CDS encoding putative GntR-family transcriptional regulator, which encodes MAEAVPIQGARADRARRTADVLRQQIHAGAYADGLPAESELAAEFLVSRNTIREALGVLKNEGLIERGPKVGTHVAQRKYAHGLDALLGLKETFRNDGEVRNEVRVAMSVVAPPSVAHRLRLEPGAQAVFVERLRFLGNLPLSLDLTYLAPDIGAEVLKHRLETDDIFALIEQVSGQVLGSATLALEAIPADAHSAATLQVPDGAPLLMLERLTSLDDGRPVDLEYIRMRGDRITMRGNLIRSKP